Genomic segment of Drosophila willistoni isolate 14030-0811.24 chromosome 2L unlocalized genomic scaffold, UCI_dwil_1.1 Seg139, whole genome shotgun sequence:
AATACAGAGCCGGTAGAATGCTCATGCCAAAGATAATGGGAAACAAATACAAGCCCAAGATAGTCCAAATCTGACTGAACCATGACATGGAACGATCCACAGCATCCATAAAAACAGCCACTAGTACGGCAAGACCAAAAGCAAGCATCAAGGATACAAGTTGAATGCCAATTGTGATGCCAAAACGTAAGAGGATTCCCTTCCAACTGCAGCCAGAACGCACAGACATAAAGTACACTGAGATACCAATGGCCAGAAGAGCCAAAACTCCAACAATAACATTCACAATGATGCTAATGGTCTCCGTGTAGAAGATGATGAACCAACCGAGGAAATCATAGAAGATGTTATGACCCTCTGCATGGGCCTGCAAGGCAGTTTAAGAGAAAGATTAAGATTTGATTGATCTCATTGGTTTTTCTTCTAAGTGTTACTCACAGCTGTATCATCTAGTTCGGGAGCATTGGCCAATGCTTTGGCCAGAGCCAAGACATTATCGCCCGTATGTTGAAATGAGGATCTGGGAAAGACATTCACACGATCGTATTTCGTATGATAGACATAACCATTGAATATGTAAGCCATATCTAGACCAGGTACACCGCCATAATCCCGAAAAATGCGAAAATCTGTATCCGATGGTATAAAACCAGCCTGGAAAAGTTCCTCTCCCATGGTATTGGCAAATGGATGAGGCACTTTGCGATAATAATTCATGAGCCAAGGATGATTGGGTCCCGATTGAAATAGAATTTCACGTCCACCGCTGCCAGCCGAGTCCAGATTGATGAGAGCtctaaaaaggaaaacaaagaaaagtttatatatattattttcagAGGTTTTTTGTCAAGTCACTCACTTGCAATTCTTGGCCCATTTGTGTTGAGTGATAAAGGCATGAGAAGCCTGCAGAGGATTCTCCTCGGCGCCATTAAAAAGAAAGACAATGGGATGATCGAGTGGCTCATCGGTTTTGGCTATGACACGCAATACCTCCAACATGGTCACCACCATGGAGCCATCATCCGCAGCTCCAGGACTTCCGGGCACTGAATCATAATGACTATTGATCAACAAATAGTTCTCATTGGTATTATTCTTCTCGCTCAATTTGACCACCACATTCTGTATGCCCTGATACATGTTAACCATAGTCCAATGTATATAGGCGCCACTGGCCTGCTGCACATCGAATTCCACTTCATATTTTTCCAACATTTCAGCCTCAACTTTGGCAACTTCATTGCGAAGAAACTCTACAGTCAGGATTTCATTAGCCTCATTGCCCACCACACGAGGTCCCAGGCGAGTCAATTCGATTAGAGTATCCTCTGCCCTTTGGGCAataaatgaatagggattatTCACTTCATCACTTTTGGTCAAGGCTTTGGGCATACTATTGATCTGAGTGTTGACCAACGCCAGAtacaaaacaaaccaaaaaccaaagaaagCTGGCGCATAATACCATTGTAGTTTCTTGGGCACTTCAAAGTCCACATCTATATGGTATTTGGACTTAAACTATATGGCACAGAGAGTGAAAGATAGAGAGTAACACGTTTATTAATATCTTATCTACGATATATGAGGGGGTATTCCCCCCTTGGTTAGATATTCCTACTCCTCCTACATAGCTCCTAACTCTCTGAATGTAATTTGACAACTGAATCTTAATTTACTGCCTTCACTTGGCAACTTGTTTGACTTtattacctttttttttttttgataagaAAATTCTTTGAATTCGTTTAGGTTTTgtcaatttttcatttcttttcggttttatttttgatttccaTTGACATTGAAATCATTCGCGTGTTCAATACATGATTCATTAGGGCGTGTGGTCAAAGGATCATAAAGTTCTAATcataaattaataattgatgatttaatgatttaataacaatttttatagcCTCTCGtccacaacaacaagaaatttGCAAGCCGTACGGCATCTTTTGAACTAAGGTGTTCGCCAAACTACctattcaaatatatatatattcatatatgtatataggtttgtacatattttcttttgtttgtggACTTTTCTTAAATACTGCTGACTTGGCATGATTATAAAATTCAAGACGGACGATAAGATCACCTTACGTATTTAGATTTCTTTTAAGGAACACGTTCGAAACGTGAACATTTATTATTCCACTTAAATGCTTTAAaagtttgttaatttttttctcgAAAATTCCTAGACAGATTATATTCGAGTGGAATTTTCATAATTATAGAAATACTGATTGGATTTCTATACTTAACATTGAAAGTAGTCATTGAATATGACTTTAAATGAATTCTTGGTAAtgcccaaaaaatttattttcctttAACTAAGATAAGAGCTAGCCAAAAAACACGATCTAAACTAGTGACAAATGTAATTTCTTTATAGGACAATCAATAAGCATTATCTTCACTGATTCATGTTGTCTTTCACGTTtcttgatatttaattggtttgtttgtttatattaatCAATTTGTTAGAATTTGCGATTCGTATGTGGTATAAACTGACCGAATTTCGATGGATTTTTTTAGGTGTCTAGTTTTGGGTGGGTATCCCCAAAATTTAAGAAATCTGTGTTCCACTTTTGCAACTAGTTTTTTGGTAGTAAAGCAAACGCCTCATATCGTTCAGActgaataaaatatttttaatatttttaagcacatacaatatatgtaacattaaaatatttatgcaattTCTTTTTAAGCTAGATTGAAAGGAAAATAGAAAATCGCAGAGCTTTTTATATCACTTTTGAATctatcaaaaacaaaacatttgtgTTCTCTGGTTAACACTTGTAGcatatttaagatttttaaagGATctaaatctcaattttgtgaGAAGAAACGTTtttgaaaatggaaattaattttagttaaagaTGTAAAAATAGTTATTGTTTAGGGAAATTTTCACACATTTTCACCACAAAGGATTTGTCACTTTTTATTCGACtaaaacgaaattttaacaAGGGTGGCCTAAATTAGTAATTAACTGGATCCTTTTGCCAAAAAACACTTAATATGTTTTATAGATCTTTGACATACAGACGGATATGGATATAATTGATGGGCGTAAGGATAATTTAACATTTGGTATTCACATAGACCGATCaagagaaaaattaaaacttttctGACCACAGGTTTTGCCTATACATAGGTCTAAGTTATAAGTAAAACGACTCTGATctagaaaatatttatgtttgCCAAATTTATTGGTCTAATAGGAATTTTAGATAACGATGTTGgcgaaatatatatttatacttttAATAAACCGATATaagcatttcttttatttcactAATTATTAATCCTTAATTTTGTCACAATATTCCATTTCATTGagattatcaattttttgGCACTCTTTTGATTGTAAAACAGTTCTTATAATTTATGAAAACACTTTACAATATTCGTTTTATCACACAATAAAAAATACGTACACCCATTTTGAGATGATTTTTTGAACTGGAATTCCCTAGAATCCAATACTATTTCTAGTGAAACGTCTGCACCTAGTCACTCTTGAATTCCAATTGAGACTTGAGTAGTTGGAGAACCAAATGATATAGGAAAACTTATCGTGAAACGACTTTCcgatataataataaaagcaaTATCACCTGCACCCGATAAATTGGCGCAATTATTGGTTAAACGCGTTGGGTGAAATTATTATCGTAATTATTTATTCTCAATGTAGTACTTCTTGTTTACGGGAGTTTTTTGCACCTTATTTAATAGTAGTCCAGGTGATAACACGTATCCGtgtataagtttttttttttgtttccctctttttagtttttatctTTATTGGGAAATGCTATGTTGTTTTGGGGTAATAAAAAGacagaaaaagaatttttttcattttttttttcgtgcaGTTGGTTTCTTCTTCCttgtaattgttattgttgtacGTAAATATTTGATTGAGGCGGCGCCTTTTTTGAAACTTTGACACTATAAATCTATACAATTTAGAAACGGCTTGATATTTGATTAGACGATAGACCGCATAGTCGTtattgtcgttgttgttgtcgagTATTAATAATCATAGTCATTATATGATGTAGGGAATCGGGATCGGTTCTTCCTCGCGATCAAGCACAAAAcaaactgactaactgactggcTGACGCGAACTGTACTAAACTGAATTGGCACTACGAATATCTATGATAAACTGGAGGAGACTCAAAAACCCAACCCATTTCAActgtgtcttttttttgtatttttatttttgtttagctTGTCTCTGGCTTTTTACAAAGTTTACTAATTAATTTGTGCCtcatcgttgtcgttgtctATTTGTATGCTGCTGTCTGttgatttcatttcgtttaatGTGTCATTCCATTTCCCCACCGATTACCACTTGTTACTCCATAGACCTTACCTTACCTTACCTTAGTATATAtcttttgtctgttttttttttttttattttttgtatttgattttCCTGTATTGTGCAAAAATTCTCAGTCGGGATTGGGTTTCGCTTGCGTTGATTTCGCTTgattaacaaattgtttacgttatttatgtatgtgtgtgtgtgtgtaagtgtgggTGTATGGGTGTAAGTGTGTTACGGAATTCAGATTCACCTGTCTAGTGAATCGTTGATTAACGCTTCAATGAACTCAAAGGCTGGGAAAATTGATTCAAACAACAAATTATGTCAAGCATTTTTATGCTTGGTTAACTccgccacacacacacacacacacacacacacacactttttcacacacacacatatagagTTGTAAATTACTTTCAAATTTGAACTTTAAATGTTAATTTCTGACTTTTCTGCAATTAATTCTGACGTTTTATTTAAGCAAATAACATTTGGAATGGAAAGTCTGATTATTCAAATCATCTTACAGATAATGCTTATGGGAAACAGTTTGAAGGGTTTCCTTTCCTCTAAACTTATCCTTATCTAAATCGCATGTTAAGCCATTTTATAAAGCAGTGTCAAAACCACTTCTAGATGTCTATTAGTGCAAATcctatgtatatgtgtgcgtgtgcttGTGGGCATACATTGTAGCACTTGTTATCAAAATGCGATTACTACTAATTATTGATGAAGTCACAATCGCCATAATCAGCTTATCTGCTgatatctatatctatatacaaacatatattgATCTATAGACTGGGGTTACACCTGTATCCTTTTACCCCTTTGGCACCCTTTATGTCTGGGGGTTTTTAACCATATTTGCTTGTCAAAttctttttgatttgattaGGTGTAGCACTTTTCGATAGCTGCAAAACCGATAAGCAATGGAAGCGGCAGCTCTTAAGGCGGCTCAAGTGCTTAGCCAAAGAAATTCAAGTGTTACCCGCCGGGGGGGAGTGTTTAGGTTTGGGTGTATAAAATTAACTCAATCCAAAATGAGGCGATTTAGTAGCCATCAAGCAGTCGGCACGCGTGAAACAGTCGAAGGATTAAAAAGGGAATAACGCAAAATAAATACTTTACGTGCCTTTACCGTTATAGTGAGCAGCATCATTATCCACCACCATCTCTAATAGccccacaacaacaaacgaGAGATAGAGTGACTAACAGCGAGAGAGAGTGTGAACGGGTTAGTTAAGGAGAGCAGTTCTTGTCGCGATCTCTTGCAGTGCAGTAGCAGCAGCTCGTGCAGACCGACCATCTGAATATCATCAGAACATTGCCAAACGCTGAAGGCGACAGTTCGTTTTTGGACGACGTCAACGGAAAGTGTGTGTCGTTCAGCATTCTGAAAAACCTAAAGTTtcgaaaatttattcaaaaaatatcaaagtttattttcgTCAGATGTGCTAATAATTTTCGCGTGCCAAcggtttgttgtttttttttcttcggtTTTTTTGTGACATCTAAGAACGGATATCCATTGACGAAACATTAGGAAGGCCAATTTACTAAAGGTGAGACAAGAAATGAGAAGAAACagctgcttttttttttgggctaaTTCATTTGCAAGGCTTCTTCTTGAGTCGATggtgttcttgttgttgttgttgttgatgccaCAAGTGCAACCGCAACTTCCTTTTCAGGTTATTGACTTTGGCCCTTGCAGCGTGTCGcattttgtatatacatacaaacaaacgtCTAtaccacatacatatgtctgcatctgtatgtatatatatctgtcAGATACtatgattgttttttttttctttctgttctTTCTTTTGTATATTCCTCTTTGGTGTTTCTTTCGTTCGTTTCTTGTACATTTTCTTGCTCGACTCAGGGGGGGGGAATATCCAAACAATGCAGTGTTTGTTGCCGGTCGTTTGTTTGTCACACTTGATTGCCTGACGCAACGCCTTCGCCTTCGCCTTCACCTCCTCCTCCGACTACTCCTACTCCTACTCCGCCCCTTAAGAAGTTGAAGTTGGACTCCCTCTTTGGATTTGgattttctattttctttctttaaataaatacaCATTTGTGGGCAATAGAAGACGAAGacggagatggagatggagtcATAGTCGGAGTCGGAGCCTCAAATAGATATTTGTGACTTCTTGGTATGCAAATCGTTTAATGAAAAATGCAATGCAAAAATGCTTTAGCTTGCTCCACTTACAATCATCAATTCGATGTATGTaggtttttctctttttgtctCACTTTTAATCGCTTCGACGTCTTTGTGGTCGTCTGGGGTCACTTTGATTGCCAATGAAAATGGGTCGAATGGGTGTCCGCATCGACCCAAATTGCAATTTGCATGCATTCGAATCATTAGCCTTCTAACTATGGGCAGAACTTTTATGGCCTGCAGTCATTATGACTCTTTTGCCTAGTTCTTGTTTTTGCCTCTAAAAAGTTGACATCATTTGAACTAGTTAGACTTATGCGATCatgtggcacacacacacacacacacacacacatgcaagCAGTTTCTATGCCAATGTAAATATAGAATATATGCCCTGAAATACAAATTGGTCTatataaagttttttaaacaACTTTGCACATGTGTATAAATattgtttcctttttaaactaaagaaaataaaattaattagctcaacaaaaaataaagaccCTCTAAATCTAATGAATATTTTAGAAGTTTATTTCTACTTCTACTTATAACTTCaagttaattaattttgaatgaaaaacttgtccattttgagtatttttcTAGAGTATTTTCACTTCATTATAACTTTTCATCATATTGATTTTGTTATTATGATCGCATGTGTGAACATTAAACaaacagaataaaaaaaaaaaaaaaacaaaaacaaaaatatattatggCCCCAGCTGGCTATAAATAAGAATGAAATATCTCtgaaaattacaaaatgtaTCCCATTATTgtattattcattattcatttgtATGAtcacaatatatatgtatatgcaaacGTGTGGGTTCCTTTtttataatttgaaatttatataaactaaattgtatcgtttagtttagttagttGTGGGATGTTTACCTTTTGATTTCCGGTTGTGACGAAATGTCATAAACTAAACCAAATTCGAGTCAAAATTGAGTCCATTTTTCTAACTATGAATCATTTATTTGTGGTAGTTGATAAGTCTATTGATTGTATATTCAAATTACTAACACATCAGCCGACAATGGTTTCCCCTAAAACCCAATGATAAAGTCAAAAAATCACGTCAAAGGTGTGAGTATTGGCTGCCAGTTTGACTTCTTATCATTTCAACAACTTGtacttacaaaaaaaaaaaaaagaagaaatttgtttaccaatttgatttgtattgatttgatttgatttggcATGCCGCcgtcttcgtcttcgtcttaGTCGCCATCATTTGACTTCATCGAACTTCAATTGATTTCCTGCTAAGCTTTTGACATGATTATCGTGGATTCAGATATTGAGGCATAGattaatgtgtgtgtgtgtgtgtgtgtgttttgtagGGTCTTTATTGAATATTCATTACTTTCCCATTTTGATAAATCTAATTTATTGATAGATTTATGCCGGACGTTCACTCAAGTTAGAAGTGGACAGACTGTCGATAGAGATCGCCGCCTGATTCTCTGACTCGGTGACTCTCTGACTCTGTGTCTCTGACAGTTTCAAGTTAATCGCACCGAGTTCGTATCAGAAGCGCCTAATTATTTAATCGGTGGTTCAAGTGTTTAGTCACACtgcatatgaaaatatatagtGACGCGTTaatcaaaatgaatgaatgagttGCTTTATCAGCCACATGGAATTCCAGTCAGACAATTATGAAGCAAGTTCACTGACATCTAACCTATGGTTCATCTCCTTTTTTCTGTTGATATTTCAGTGCATAATCCAccgaaaaaaatgaaatccaAATACGAGAACATGAAGATCATCTATAATCGCAGCAAAATCGGTTGGTATTGGGCCCCGTTGTTTGCTGCCTTTTGGTTTCTGCTGTTCTATTTGGTTGTAGTGCCAAGTTTTCATCGTATGCCCAAACTGAAAACCCAAGAGGATGAATTGAAGCAACCTGGACAATTTATAGGCGAACGTGCGGAAAATACTTTGCTTCGACTATCCAAAATTGGTCCAAAAATTGTCGGAAGTGCAGCTAATGAACAGGTTGCCGTACAATTTCTACTTAGTGAGATTACGGAAATCATAAATGAAGCACGCTTGGATCTCTATGACATTGAGAAGGATGTGCAAATTGCATCGGGAAACTATTTATTATGGTCCATGGTGAATGTTTATCAAAGTGTACAGAATGTGGTTGTAAAACTATCACCCAAAAATGTGACTAGTGAGGCTAGTCTACTGGTTAATAGTCATTTTGATTCCGTGCCTGGCAGTTCGGGAGCTGGCGATTCGGGCATGATGTGTGTCATAATGTTGGAAGTTCTACGAGTGATAACCAAATATGAGACACCATTAACCTATTCGGTGGTCTTTCTTTTCAATGGAGCCGAAGAGAATCCTCTGCAGGGATCACATGCCTTCATCACACAACATCCTTGGGCCCAGAATGTCAAGTAAGTCATGAATACAAAGAAAATAGAGTCtttgttatcatttaaatgtACTCTTCTTTTAGGGCTGTTATAAATTTGGATTCAGCTGGCAGCGGTGGACGTGAAATTCTCTTTCAATCCGGACCAGATCATCCATGGCTTATAAAGGTAAGTTGTTAATACTTTTTGATCAGGTCTTATTGTGAAAGTAATGCTAAAATTATCTATTTCTAGTATTATGGCAAAAATATTGTCCATGCCTTTGCCACAACTGTTGGTGAGGAATTATTTCAAAATGGTTTTGTTCCCTCAGAGACGGATTATCGTGTTTTTAGGGATTTTGGCAAAATTCCTGGTAAGTCTACTTAAAGTTTTAGATGCAATTTTCAATTCTAATTGACCTTGATTTCATTTTGCAGGTCTCGATATGGCTCAGACTTTAAATGGTTATGTCTATCATACTAAATACGATCGTTTTAATATTCTACCAAGGCGTACTTATCAATTGACTGGTGAAAATATATTGGCTTTGGTTAAAGCTTTGGCTAATGCCCATGAACTGGAAGATCCTTCGGTAAGCAGTTCGCCAACTTTGTAAAGAAATCgaaatttatttgctttactttATGGTAGAAACACTCTGAGGGTCATATGATATTCTTTGATGTGATGGGCTGGTTCTTTGTCTATTACACGGAAACAGTTGGCGAAATAATCAATATATTTGTCTGTGTTTTGGTCTGTGCCACAATTGTGGCATATATATGGAGTATGTCCAGCACTACGGGAATGTTTAGGCGACGCATTTGGgccaaatttggtatattgGCTGCCCTGCAAGTTTGCGGTGTTGGCCTTGGCTTTGGTCTGGTTATATGCATAGCTTTATTCTTGGATGCTGTGGGTCTATCGATGTCTTGGTTCTCACAGACTTGGATGTTATTTGGCTTATACTTTTGTCCCATGTTCTTTGGCTTGGGCATACTGCCGGCCATCTATTTTAGTCGCACAAAGGAGGTGAGTTTGGCAGTGACTTAAAAGAGtttaacttttaattaatttcctcTTTATTCTATTCTAGCATGGTTTACCTCTAGCCTATGGCATACAGCTCTTAATGCATTCTCATTGCCTTATTTTGACGGTAATAACTGCTGTTATGATCACCTATAATGTGCGTTCCGCCTTCATTATAATGCTGTGCATAGGATTCTATACCATATCTGTGCTCTTTAATATGGCCACTTGTGTGCACAAGACAAGTAAGTGGCGAAATTATTCTTCACTtgatattttcatttattaactTGTTCATAATTGATTTACAGATTTCCTTTGGCTTATACCACATTGTCTATGTCAGATATTGCCCTTTATGTTCTACACTTATTCGTGCTATGCCTTCTATGTGGTCTTTATACCTATGCAGGGACGTGATTGTGATTCCAATCCTGATATACTGATGGCCTCCTTTACGGCTTTATTGTGCATTCTGTTTGCTCCATTTTTGATACCTTTGTTTTGCCTATTCCGTAAATCGAAGACGATTATCTCATTGTTTGGCATTTGCACATTGCTTTTCATGATTTTTGCTGCCACACCTGTTGGCTTCCCCTATGTGGAGAAGACAGCAGCTCAACGTTTCTTTGCTGTGGTAAGTGCTTATGAGAGAATTTTCTTGACTAGAGAGTTCATTTTCCTGTATTTTTTCTAGCACACAAGTCGCACCTTCCATAATGGCGATCCTCAGAGCAGTATAAATCGCACAGATTCTGGTTATTTTGTTCAACCAGTCGATCGTCGCCCTACGTCAGTGAATGAGGCACTTTtcacaaatacaaattatacCAAATCTGAGAATATTGATTGCGATTCAGAAATTATGTGTGGCTTTCCCATTTATAGTTCACGTTGGCTTAATGCAGTGTAAGTTTTGAGATGAAATATTTGAGACTTACTCTATAAATTCTGTTTTCTCTTTTATATAGACCCAACAGCTTTTGGGTTCCTGGCCCAGAGCCAAATACGGATTATATACCAACAGTTACCATTATTGAGAAATCAAGCAACTCACCCACAAATATTCAATACACATTGGAAATCTCAGGACCCGATCATTGTAGTATATTCATTCAGCCGTTGAATAACTCAAAGTTAGTAGATTGGTCATTCACCAAAGAACCGCTGGAACAGAATATAGAGCCGCCCTATTATGTATACTGGTCATATGCCTTGGATCCCACACCATTACAGTTTACCATGGAATTTGAGGTATGTAAATGAAACAaagttttgaaatttcttcAACTGATtggtttaaattttcaatttttatagcATGAATCAGAGGATTGGAGTGgttcaacattcaaaattgcTGTAATGGGCCACAGAACTCACGATGATATGTTTGTTGAGGAAGATTTTCGTGAATTCTTGGCCACTTTCCCAGCCTGGGCGCATATTACCTCTTGGATTGGTTCCTACAATAGTTGGCAACTCTAAGttgcaattgttttatttgccATCATGATAATTATTACAtctattatattatattataattacTTACCTTACCTAATTCTACAAACATAcataatgtatgtatatcccCCCCCACAGGGTCATCCAACGAACAAACATCAAATGAGAGAGAATAAGAACCTCTTTAACTATTagttatataaataaaaaatttaaattatttattaagtatTCACAAATCGTATTCAAAGCTCCCAACTGTGATAGGATGTAAACCAATCTGTGGTATAAGTCCAATCGGGAAAAGTATCCAAGAATTCTCTAAAGTCTGTTGTATAGTTATCCTTGTGATATAGAAAATGTTCGGATACCACCATCTTGAAATAGGCTTCACCTTCCGCTACATTCGCCTCTGAATAATCCAATTGGACCCAAAACTCCAAGGGTTCTTCGACAAAGGCATAACAATGATACATAAAATAGGGTGGTTCGTGTCCTTCATCCAGAGGTGTTCGATCAAAGGACCAATCAACAACTTTAACACCATCAGTCGGTTGTATAAAGATCATAACACGATCACTTGCCTTTAAAGTGAAATTATAGCCTATTTGATTTTGAACATTAAGATTTTTTGCCACTGTAAGATCTATGGCTATGGGAAACTCTGGTGCCGATGAGTCGATCCAAT
This window contains:
- the LOC6638337 gene encoding endoplasmic reticulum metallopeptidase 1, whose product is MKSKYENMKIIYNRSKIGWYWAPLFAAFWFLLFYLVVVPSFHRMPKLKTQEDELKQPGQFIGERAENTLLRLSKIGPKIVGSAANEQVAVQFLLSEITEIINEARLDLYDIEKDVQIASGNYLLWSMVNVYQSVQNVVVKLSPKNVTSEASLLVNSHFDSVPGSSGAGDSGMMCVIMLEVLRVITKYETPLTYSVVFLFNGAEENPLQGSHAFITQHPWAQNVKAVINLDSAGSGGREILFQSGPDHPWLIKYYGKNIVHAFATTVGEELFQNGFVPSETDYRVFRDFGKIPGLDMAQTLNGYVYHTKYDRFNILPRRTYQLTGENILALVKALANAHELEDPSKHSEGHMIFFDVMGWFFVYYTETVGEIINIFVCVLVCATIVAYIWSMSSTTGMFRRRIWAKFGILAALQVCGVGLGFGLVICIALFLDAVGLSMSWFSQTWMLFGLYFCPMFFGLGILPAIYFSRTKEHGLPLAYGIQLLMHSHCLILTVITAVMITYNVRSAFIIMLCIGFYTISVLFNMATCVHKTNFLWLIPHCLCQILPFMFYTYSCYAFYVVFIPMQGRDCDSNPDILMASFTALLCILFAPFLIPLFCLFRKSKTIISLFGICTLLFMIFAATPVGFPYVEKTAAQRFFAVHTSRTFHNGDPQSSINRTDSGYFVQPVDRRPTSVNEALFTNTNYTKSENIDCDSEIMCGFPIYSSRWLNAVPNSFWVPGPEPNTDYIPTVTIIEKSSNSPTNIQYTLEISGPDHCSIFIQPLNNSKLVDWSFTKEPLEQNIEPPYYVYWSYALDPTPLQFTMEFEHESEDWSGSTFKIAVMGHRTHDDMFVEEDFREFLATFPAWAHITSWIGSYNSWQL
- the LOC6638338 gene encoding endoplasmic reticulum metallopeptidase 1 codes for the protein MGFKSKYHIDVDFEVPKKLQWYYAPAFFGFWFVLYLALVNTQINSMPKALTKSDEVNNPYSFIAQRAEDTLIELTRLGPRVVGNEANEILTVEFLRNEVAKVEAEMLEKYEVEFDVQQASGAYIHWTMVNMYQGIQNVVVKLSEKNNTNENYLLINSHYDSVPGSPGAADDGSMVVTMLEVLRVIAKTDEPLDHPIVFLFNGAEENPLQASHAFITQHKWAKNCKALINLDSAGSGGREILFQSGPNHPWLMNYYRKVPHPFANTMGEELFQAGFIPSDTDFRIFRDYGGVPGLDMAYIFNGYVYHTKYDRVNVFPRSSFQHTGDNVLALAKALANAPELDDTAAHAEGHNIFYDFLGWFIIFYTETISIIVNVIVGVLALLAIGISVYFMSVRSGCSWKGILLRFGITIGIQLVSLMLAFGLAVLVAVFMDAVDRSMSWFSQIWTILGLYLFPIIFGMSILPALYLEKTKRDPLGLGFRIQLFMHAHCISLILIMMIMTGVGIRSAYLVMICVLFDILALIVNLVTKWHRKAYWFAIAVTVCQGLPFIYFTYLCTASLMTLMPMQGRSGSETNPDLIIAALMWLFSLMFAGFIVPLTMFFRKTRTIILCFLAGTILFIIISVTDAAFPYQDNKRAQRYSVIHAHRRLHNADGSIRTDESGMYIYPQDRRFSMAEGQLKAIGDVHQVSEFCDEEMFCGMPLYNHRWSKAREYSLWIPIKEQPEIPTVYPQLELDEITELDGNESQKRFNFSLTGPDHMTIFVNVKNDAKILDWSFNDTMLRENEEPPHFIYFSYGLDNSTLHFHIDVEKTTSSFDVPSLEIGIGGHWVNEDLNNMEQLNRYLEHFPSYTYIQGWVGTYESWYF